A genomic segment from Ovis aries strain OAR_USU_Benz2616 breed Rambouillet chromosome 26, ARS-UI_Ramb_v3.0, whole genome shotgun sequence encodes:
- the CLN8 gene encoding protein CLN8: protein MSLLGAGALDLDFASGQVRGALVAAGCAFYLGVFVVCHWLSSLLNATYRSLAAREQVFWNLAATRAVFGIQGTAAGLWALLLDPVLQADKALGQQDWCWFHITTATGFFFFENLALHVSNVLFRTFDGFLAVHHLFAFLGYLGCTVNLQAGHYLPMVTLLLEMSTPFTCISWMLLKAGCAHSRLWRLNQWAMVHLFHCRMVLTYHMWWVCLGHWGRLARSLFLPHLALFVVGLALLTLLINPYWTRKKTQQLLNPVDWNFAPDRPNGPVQPKKAR, encoded by the exons ATGAGCCTCCTGGGCGCTGGTGCCCTTGACCTGGACTTCGCCTCCGGGCAGGTCCGCGGGGCGCTGGTGGCCGCGGGCTGTGCCTTCTACCTGGGCGTCTTCGTGGTCTGCCACTGGCTGTCCTCCCTCCTGAACGCCACCTACCGCTCGCTGGCGGCCCGTGAGCAGGTCTTCTGGAACCTGGCGGCCACACGCGCGGTCTTCGGCATCCAGGGCACCGCGGCGGGGCTGTGGGCGCTGCTGCTGGACCCCGTGCTCCAGGCCGACAAGGCGCTCGGCCAGCAGGACTGGTGCTGGTTCCACATCACCACGGCCACCGGCTTCTTCTTCTTCGAGAACCTCGCCCTTCACGTGTCCAACGTGCTCTTCCGCACCTTCGACGGCTTCCTGGCCGTGCACCACCTCTTCGCCTTCCTGGGGTATCTTGGCTGCACAGTCAACCTCCAAGCCGGCCACTACCTGCCCATGGTCACGCTGCTCCTGGAGATGAGCACGCCCttcacctgcatctcctggatgCTGCTGAAG GCTGGCTGCGCGCACTCGCGGCTCTGGAGGCTGAACCAGTGGGCCATGGTGCACCTGTTCCACTGCCGCATGGTGCTCACCTACCACATGTGGTGGGTCTGCCTGGGCCACTGGGGCCGCCTGGCCCGCAGCCTCTTCCTGCCACACCTGGCACTCTTCGTGGTCGGCTTGGCCCTCCTCACGCTGCTCATCAACCCCTACTGGACCCGCAAGAAGACTCAGCAACTGctcaaccccgtggactggaacTTCGCACCTGACCGCCCCAATGGACCCGTGCAGCCCAAGAAGGCCAGGTAG